The DNA sequence GCACGCCGCCGCGCCGAGCATCGCGAGCACGGACAGGGTGGAGATGGTGCGTCGGTTCAGCATGTGCCTGCCTCGCTGGAACGGGTGTTCGATGGGCCGGTCGCGGCCGGCTGCGACGGGGGGCAAGATGCGCGCCCACCGGGCCCCGCGCCCTTGCCGTTCCTGGATCCCGGGCTAAGATCCAGGGGTACACCGGCCGACACGACGTGCCGGCATCCGACCCCCTGGAGACTGCCATGCAACGAGTTTCGTACGCCACCGCCGCCCTCCTCGCGCTCGGGCTCTCCGGGTGTGCGGGCCGCGCCGCCGAGGAGCCCGCCGCCGCGCCCGACCCGACGCCCGCGCCGGCTCCCACCGCCGCCGCGCAGGCTCCCTCGCAGCAGCCCTCCATCCGCGACCGGCTGAACAAGTACACCACGGTGCGCCTGACCGCCGACCTCTCGGGGCTGAGCGCGAAGGAGCGGCAGATGATCCCGCTCCTGATCGACGCGGCGCGCGAGCAGGACGGCGTCTACTGGCACCAGGCGTACGGGAACCGCGACTCGCTCCTGGCCCGGATCACCGACCCGGAGATGCGTCGCTTCGTGGAGATCAACTACGGGCCGTGGGACCGGCTGGCGGGCGACCAGCCCTTCGTGCCGGGCGTGGGCCCCAAGCCGGCGGGGGCGAACTACTACCCGACCGACATGAGCAAGGAGGAGTTCGAGCGGGCGGTCGCCGCCGGGGGCGCGCGCGCGGACTCGCTCCGCAGCCTGTACACGCTGGTGCGCCGCGACGCCTCCGGCCGGCTGGTGACGGTCCCCTTCCACCGGCAATACGCCGAGGCGCACCGCCGCACGGCGGAGAAGCTCCGCGCCGCCGCGGCGCTGGCGGAGGACCCGGGGCTCAAGCGCTACCTGGAGACCCGCGCCGCCGCGCTCCTGGACGACGAGTACCAGGCGAGCGACCTGGCGTGGATGGACATGAAGAACAACACCCTCGACGTGGTCATCGGCCCCATCGAGACGTACGAGGACCAGCTCTTCGGCTACAAGGCGGCCCACGAGGCGTACGTCCTGGTCAAGGACCAGGCGTGGAGCCAGCGGCTCTCCCGGCTGGCGTCGTTCCTCCCGGCGCTGCAGCGCGGGCTCCCGGTGGACGCGCGCTACAAGCAGGAGACCCCGGGCTCCGACTCGGACCTGAACGCGTACGACGTGATCTTCTACTCGGGCCAGGCCAACGCGGGCTCCAAGACCATCGCCATCAACCTCCCCAACGACGAGGAGGTGCAGCTCCAGAAGGGGACGCGCCGGCTGCAGCTCAAGAACGCGATGCGGGCCAAGTTCGACAAGATCCTGGTGCCCATCGCGCAGGAGTTGATCGCGCCGGCCCAGCAGCCGAACGTCACCTTCGACGCCTTCTTCGGAAACGTCATGTTCCACGAGGTGGCGCACGGGCTGGGGATCAAGAACACCGTCACCGGCCAGGGGACGGTGCGCGAGGCGCTCAAGGAGCGCGCGTCGGCGCTGGAGGAGGGGAAGGCGGACATCCTGGGGCTGTACATGATCCAGCAGCTCAACCGGCAGGGTGAGCTCCCCGGCGAGGACATCCGCAACAACTACGTGACCTTCCTGGCGAGCCTGTTCCGCTCCATCCGCTTCGGCGCCGCCAGCGCGCACGGGCGGGCCAACGTGGCGACCTTCAACTACCTGGCCGAGAAGGGCGCCTTCGCCCGCGGCGCGGACGGCCGGTACCGGGTGGACTTCGCGAAGATGGAGGCCGCGATGAACGACCTGGCCCGGGACATCCTGGTGATGCAGGGCGAGGGCGACTACGCGGGCGTGGGCGAGTTGCAGGAGAGGTACGGGAAGATCGGTCCCCAGCTCCAGGCGGACCTGAACCGGCTCTCCACCCGCGGGATCCCGGTGGACATCGTCTTCGAGCAGGGGGAGTCGGTGCTGGGGCTCTGACGCCTCCCCGACCCCGCAGGCCCGGGCATGGCGTCAACGGCGGCTCGGGCTACATTGTGGCGCAGCAGCTCCTGGAACAGGGGCCGGAGCGCCCGAATGTGCAGACGGTGAAGCTGTAGTTACGGCGCTCCGGGCGGCGGGCATCCAATCCACCGGAGGAGGAGTCATGAAGCGACGCTGGATCGCGGCCATGGCGCTGGCGGGGCAGCTCTTCGCCCTGCCGGCGCACGCCTGGGACGAGTTCGGGCACCAGGTGATCGCGCGGATCGCGTGGGAGAACATGAGCCCGCAGGCCCGGGCGGCGGCCGCCGCGCTCCTCTCCAACGCCCCGGAGGGCTCCGGCCTCCGGGAGATGTTCCCCGCGCGGGGGACGGACGCGGCACGGCGGCGGACCTTCTTCGTGGAGGCGAGCACCTGGCCGGACGTGGTGCGCAGCGACCGCTTCCCGGAGCGGCGGAGCCTGTACCACCGCTCCAACTGGCACTACGTCAACTTCTTCTTCGAGGAGACGCCGCAGGGCCCGCGCGACCGGCCCGACCTGCGCCCCGACACCGTGAACGTCGTGGAGCGCCTGGGCGTGCTGCAGCGGTGGGTGGTGGACCTCGACCGGCCGTCGGCCCAGCGCGCGACGGACCTGGCCTGGATCCTCCACCTGGTGGGCGACCTGCACCAGCCGCTGCACTCGGTGGCGCGGGTCACGGCGACGGAGCCGCGGGGCGACCAGGGCGGGAACCTGTTCCGCCTGGACGGGAGGAGCACGCTGCACTCGTACTGGGATGGCGCGGTCACCCGCGCCTACCCCGCCCGGCCGGGGGAGGCGGAGCACGCCCACGTGGACCGGGTCGCCCGCGCGCTCATGGAGCGCCACCCGCGGAGCGGCTTCACCGAGGCGCAGCTCGCCCAGGGAGCGTACGAGGCGTGGGCGCGCGCGGGGCTGGAGACGGCGAAGGCGCAGGTGTACGACACGCCGCGCGGGCAGGAGCCGGACGCCGCGTACCGGGAAGCGACGCGCGCCACCGCCGAGACCGCCGCCACCCTGGCCGGGTACCGGCTGGCGCGGCTGCTCGACCGGACGCTGGCGGGCCGCTGACCCGGCGGGCGGCGGCGAGAAGGGGGTGCTCCCGGCGGGGCACCCCCTTTCGCGTCTCACCCGGGGACCACCCCGGTCAGGCCTCGACGTGCTCCTGCTCCGCCGCTCCCTTCCGGCGGAGCCTCGCGCGCCGGCCCGTCCAGGCGGTGAGCGCCACCCCCGCGAAGATCAGCCCGGCCGCCGGAAGGAGCCGCGGCGAGAGGCGCTCGCCGAGCACGGGGCCGGCCAGGATCGCCGTGACCACGGGCTGGAGGTAGATGTATACCGAGACCACGCTGGACTCCACCCGCTGCAGCGCCCACACGTTCAGGTAGTAGGCGAGGACCGTGGGGAGGACGATGATCCACGCCAGCGCCGCCCA is a window from the Longimicrobiaceae bacterium genome containing:
- a CDS encoding S1/P1 nuclease, with product MKRRWIAAMALAGQLFALPAHAWDEFGHQVIARIAWENMSPQARAAAAALLSNAPEGSGLREMFPARGTDAARRRTFFVEASTWPDVVRSDRFPERRSLYHRSNWHYVNFFFEETPQGPRDRPDLRPDTVNVVERLGVLQRWVVDLDRPSAQRATDLAWILHLVGDLHQPLHSVARVTATEPRGDQGGNLFRLDGRSTLHSYWDGAVTRAYPARPGEAEHAHVDRVARALMERHPRSGFTEAQLAQGAYEAWARAGLETAKAQVYDTPRGQEPDAAYREATRATAETAATLAGYRLARLLDRTLAGR